The Larimichthys crocea isolate SSNF chromosome I, L_crocea_2.0, whole genome shotgun sequence genomic interval ACTAAACAGGgatgaggaagggaggaaggagactCCAATGGACGAGTCGGCATCTAGGTCAAGTCCAGAAAATGAGTCGAGCTCTTACATGAGTACGGAGAACAAGTCGAGGTCCAACAAGAGTCCTGATAACGACTTGAGGTCCATCGAGAGTCCTGAGAATGACTTGAGGTCCAACAAGAGTCTTGAGAATGACTTGAGGTCCAACGAGAGTCCTGAGAGCGAGTCAGGGTCCAACAAGAGTCCTGAGAGCGACTTGAGGTCCAACAAGAGTCCTGAAAGCGACTTGAGGTCCAACAAGAGTCCTGAGAGCGACTTGAGGTCCAACAAGAGTCCTGAGAGCGAGTCAGGGTCCAACAAGAGTCCTGAGAGCGACTTGAGGTCCAACAAGAGTCCTGAAAGTGACTTGAGGTCCAACAAGAGTCCTGAGAGCGACTTGAGGTCCAACAAGAGTCCTGAGAGCGACTTGAGGTCCAACAAGAGTCCTGAGAGCGACTTGAGGTCCAACAAGAGTCCTGAGAGCGACTTGAGGTCCAACAAGAGTCCTGAGAGCGACTTGAGGTCCAACAAGAGTCCTGAGAGCGACTTGAGGTCCAACAAGAGTCCTGAGAGCGACTTGAGGTCCAACAAGAGTCCTGAGAGCGACTTGAGGTCCAACAAGAGTCCTGAGAGCGACTTGAGGTCCAACAAGAGTCCTGAGAGCGACTTGAGGTCCAACAAGAGTCCTGAGAGCGACTTGAGGTCCAACAAGAGTCCTGAGAGCGACTTGAGGTCCAACAAGAGTCCTGAGAGCGACTTGAGGTCCAACAAGAGTCCTGAGAGCGACTTGAGGTCCAACAAGAGTCCTGAGAGCGACTTGAGGTCCAACAAGAGTCCTGAGAGCGACTTGAGGTCCAACAAGAGTCCTGAGAGCGACTTGAGGTCCAACAAGAGTCCTGAGAGCGACTTGAGGTCCAACAAGAGTCCTGAGAGCGACTTGAGGTCCAACAAGAGTCCTGAGAGCGACTTGAGGTCCAACAAGAGTCCTGAAAGTGACTTGAGGTCCAACAAGAGTCCTGAGAGCGACTTGAGGTCCAACAAGAGTCCTGAGAGCGACTTGAGGTCCAACAAGAGTCCTGAAAGCGACTTGAGGTCCAACAAGAGTCCTGAGAGCGACTTGAGGTCCAACAAGAGTCCTGAGAGCGAGTCAGGGCCAAACAAGAGTCCTGAGAGCGACTTGAGGTCCAACAAGAGTCCTGAGAGTGAGTCATCATTTAAAACGAGGCAAAAAGAGGAGTCGGTGCACAAACCGGCCAAAGAGAAGTCTTCAAAAAAGGAATCAGTCTGCAAAAACTTGTCAGAAAATACCTCCAGGACACCAGAGGAGAAGTTGGAAGAGCAGAAGTTGTTGTCTGATGAAACGACTtcagaaaacaagacattaaaaagaaaagagactcGAGAGAACGACTCAACGTCCgcaaaaaagaaagatgctCCAGAAGAGACGTCAGAGATCCACAAGGACGGACCAGAGAAGAAGACATCTCGACCAGGTCCAGATCAACCGGACACTACTGTAGATCCTGCAAAACCACAAGCTGGACAGGTACATCTGAAGACCTGCATGTATCAGTTGGTCTACCTGGACCAGAAAGTAGTCTGTACCACCACAATCAGAACATTTGAGTCTGGATGGACCGGTATTGTCTGGAACAGCGAGTCTCTCTTGGTACACACTAATGATATGAGGTCTGTTTTTAGAAACCTGAGGAGACCCAACCAGGACCTGAAGAAGGTGCTGTAGACCTGCACAAACCCACCAGACCTGTTGGTAAGAACACCACCAGTTCACTTCCTTTGTTTCTGATTGGAGGATTGGTCGTGATGCATTCACTGACGCCTCAATGTGTGTCCTGCAGGAGTCGAGTTCGTCCGTCCAGTCGTTGGTTATTTCTGTAACTTGTGTCAGGTGATCTACGCCGACGAGGATGAAGCCaaactgcagcactgcagcaccGCCGCGCACTACAGGAAGTACCAGGTTAGTCTCTAACTTCCTGTGATGTCATATGTGATTGTAGCACACTACAGGAAGTACAGGCAAGTGTGACTTCCtgtgacacacagctgacagtaCGTTTTGTTTTCCAGGAGAAGACGGGTAAAGATCCATGGACGAGCTGACCGGGCGCCGTCATGTGactcaaacatttttgttttgaaatgtttcttcttGAACGCTGAGCAGAAAGGTCAGAGGAAGGAAACCTGCTGCCTGCGGCGCGTCGTCAGTTTGAAACTTAGTGTTCAGTTTCTTCtcattgagttttttttttgttcaaactgaaaatgtaaatttaaaataaagctgcagatttaacgtctttttatttgaaaagtttaaactcgaaacaaaaaatcactttgaggaaaaaaaactttattttataaaaacaaacattcacaaaattgaaacaaactttaaatctCTCGATTCGTTAACATCTCATTAACATAAAATCAGTTTGTCGTTTCAGTTGGATCTATTTTCTGACTGACTCTGATATCGCTCCGCTCAGCTCCTCTGAAGTGACTTCACTTAGCGGATGGATATGCTGTTTGTCAGGAAATAGTACCTTTTCcctttgtttacagtctttatgctaagctaagctaacagagcAGAAGAACATgactacactgtaaaatatttgagttgtttcacagacatttttcatgttttacagcGGGTTGAAAACGTGTCGACactttatttcaaatcaaaatcaaacgTTCAAATCATTTTTCTCACGTTGAACTTTTAGAAACTATTTTGGCATGaaacaaaaatctatttaacttttatttttacagtggaATTCATTCACACAattcacctgtctgtcaggtAAACATCGTCTCCATGACGACAGCTCAGAGTTCAAATTCAAAGTCAAATTAAAGTCTTCATGCCATCGTCttcctccccttcttcttctctgctttggtTTGTTCTTTCTCCAGATATTTCTGAAACAGACAATGATGTTACGGACACGTAACATATCTATAAAGCACTTCCTGTTAGCACTGAgcttgttttactttgaaactgAAGGAAACTTCATGACGTGAAGATTTTTTTCCTGGATGTTTAAAACACCCTCAGGTGTGGGCGGAGCCCTGCAGGAAGTGTGGGCGGAGCTGCGTCTCACCTGTAGCTTGTCGTAGTGTTgctggctgctgcagtgtgtcttCTTGGCCGTGTCCTCGTTGGAGtaaaacaggaagcagacgCGGCAGTAATAACCCATCTTCACATGTtcaacacctgaacacacacagacattcaacACTAATGATCACctggattaaaacaaacattaaactttGATTTGTCAGAATAAACACTTAATGATCAATGTTCATCAGAGTGGATTCAAACGTCTGTGCGGCGTTTAGCTCAGGCTCAGTCCGACCTGTGGAAGCcgagggttcgaatccgacctctctctgtctctctttacatttattaatctCACCGTCATCACACAatccaactgtgtgtgtgtgtgtgtgtgcgcgcgctgATCAGGTGTGATCAAAGGTCATCTTGTGTTTCATGTGTCTTTGAAGAAGAGTTTGTTTAGAAACAACTGTTTAtgcagctgacagacagacacacacacacacacacacacacacacacacccttcagtgtgaaatgtttgaatCTGGAATCCagtaaaatgaaagaaactttTCCTTGTGTTGTTCTTGGTGTTGTTCCTGGTGTTGTTCCTGGTGTTGTTCCTGGTGTTGTTCTTGGTGTTGTTCTTGGTGTTGTTCCTGGTGTTGTTCCTGGTGTTGTTCCTGGTGTTGTTCTTGGTGTTGTTCCTGGTGTTGTTCTTGTGTTGTTCCTGGTGTTGTTCTTGGTGTTGTTCCTGGTGTTGTTCCTGGTGTTGTTCCTGGTGTTGTTCCTGGTGTTGTTCTTGGTGTTGTTCCTGGTGTTGTTCTTGTGTTGTTCCTGGTGTTGTTCTTGGTGTTGTTCCTGgtgttgttctttgtgttgttctttgtgttgttcttgGTGTTGTCCTGGTGTTGTTCCTGGTGTTGTTCCTGGTGTTGTCCTGGTGTTGTTCTTGTGTTGTTCCTGGTGTTGTTCTTGGTGTTGTTCCTTGTGTTGTTCCTTGTGTTGTTCTTGGTGTTGTTCCTTGTGTTGTTCCTGGTGTTGTTCCTTGTGTTGTTCCTTGTGTTGTTCTTGgtgttgttctttgtgttgttcttgTGTTGTTCCTGGTGTTGTTCTTGTGTTGTTCcttgtgttgttctttgtgtgttcttgtgttgtcTATGTATTGTCcttgtgttgttctttgtgtgttcttgtgttgttgttcttggtgttgttctttgttgatgtgttttcacCATCCggacacagtttaaaaaatgatcagatgAGTAAAATGTCTGCGAGATCATGAAGGGTTCATCGACCAATCAGCAGCTGACTCACCGATGGGGTTGTCGGGGTCGTACGGCGGGAGCGGCAGAGTCGCTGCACTCGGTTTGATCTCAgctggtggcggcggcggctgcTCCGTCTGTCCATTCTGATTGGTCGAGGTggtctccatctcctcttcatcctgtttcacctccacttcctgtttcacctcctgcaggagaacaaacagttcaaATCATATTAGCACTACATGTTAGCCACATTAGCAtctgtaaacaggaagtgatgtcactgaCCACATCTGCACAGCTCGTCTTGTTCTGATCTTCAGGAAGCTTCTCGGAcgacttttcttcttcttccgtcTTTTCATCAACACAGCTCACATCACCgccctgctgctcctcctcctttttttcttcttcctccttcagctcctcctcttcctctttctcctcttcctcctcttctggttTCCCTTTAGATTTCTTGGCTGGAGGTTCTTCAGGATGTTTGGAGGCTTTTGTTGGTGagctgctgttttctctcttagcGCCGCTTGGACAGCGATGgctgaaaaagagacaaacaaccaacCGCTTAGCCAACTGCTCAGCCAACCGCTCAACCAACCGCTCAGCCAACCGCTCAACCAACCGCTCAACCATCTGTTCAGCCAACCGCTCAACCAACCGTTCAGCCAACCACTCAACAAACCGTTCAGCCAACCACTCAAGCAAAAACAGCTTCTCAAACATTAAGATCAGAACTTGTCGGCatcaccacagaagaagagactgACCCGTGTTTGAGCTGTCGGTACTTCCTGCTCACGTAGACCGTCAGGCGCTTTCCGTTGAACTTCGGTGGGTTGGCTTTACAGTCTTCAGCCATCTGCTCTGCGTCCTCAGCGTTCTCCATCTCAATGaaacactgaagacagaaaTCGGATCAGAAATGCTGAACAAACTTTAGAGATCAAAGACAGGTCGAGGACTCGGcttggtcctggttctggttgtgTACCTCTCTCTTCAGTCTGTTAAGGAAGTATTTCCTGACTCTCCCGAACGGCTCAGCCAGTTTCAGGATAGCATCATCAGAGTATTTACTGCTCGGGATCTGACCCACGTAGACCACCTTACTGGACCCGCACTgaaccacaaacacaccaagaAGAAACGCAAAGAGTGACCGACCCGAGTCAACATGAACAGAACTCATCTCTGATCCTGGATTCTGTGTCCTGGACTTACCTGGATGGTTGGGTAGCTCATGGAGTGGCTGATCCGGACGGGTCGGCCGCACACCGACGCCGTCacgttgttgttgctgtagaaCTTGGCCATGGCTCGAGCTTCTTCCTCAGTGTCAAACTGAAGATATGCctgatgaagagagaaaagtggTCAGGGTTCGAGTTTGAAACATGAAACCAGCGTCCACACAAGAACACGACACGTACCTCCGGTCTCAGGTCCAGGACCAGATGTTTGACCACGTTACCGAAAGGTTTGGCGAGTCCCAGCAGCTCGCTCAGGAAGTTATAACCTCGTCTGAAGCCGACAACGTTCACCACCCTCATACCCTGACAGGTGGAGGTAAAGCGTTACGCTGAGGACACTTTGTCATTTAATGATGAACAGACTGTGTCAGATACTCACCCCTCTCCTCGAGTTgtctgcagaggagaagaagaacgacgttagtttaacattagcttaatatattattattattattattattaattctgtTCTGGTACCGATGGAGTCGGACTCTCTGTCTGCTTCGTCCTCGTCCTCTGCCAGCTCGTCCAGAGTCACAAAGTCCTCCATGTTGTCCAGGAAGTCCTGATCCATCTGAATCACGATGACATCAACAGTCAGACCCAAAGTCCAGACCACTGTTTGAAAGTTCTGGTATCAACTGGACTTCTAAATTTCTTAAAGACGTTTCATCAAAATGAAGTTCTTAGTTCAGAGAAACGTCTCAGAAGTCCAGTTGATACCAGAACCTTCAACAGACTCAAAGAGTTCTTCATGAATCATCTGAGATGGAAGAACTTTCTGTGAcatcaacctgaaaattggtactgtcactattacccctaagcatgctgctaaaaacctgggcgtggtactagatgattgtctttctctctctgaacacatttcctccgtagcgaggtcatgtcgctatgcattgtacaatattagaaaaatcagaccgtacctgacccaatatgccgctcagctcctgattcaggctacagtcagctcccgcctcgattactgcaactcgctcttggctggcctacctgctcgcgcgatcaaacctttgcaaatggtccagaatgccgcagcgcaactggttttcaatcaacccaaaaggtcacatgtcaccccactcttcagcgacctgcactggctgcctgtagctgccagaactaaacacaaagctctgacgctagcctacaaaaccatctcaggatctgcccctgcctatctcagcgtcttactaaaggctcacgtcccgaccagggcgctacgctccgctcatacaaaccgtctagttgtaccctcgcctctcgcaaagcgaggtcactctaaactcttctctgtggtcgtccccaaatggtggaatgaccaacggctactagaacagcaacatccctttctacctttaaaaacttgtaaaaacctttctgtttccagaatgcttccctgcctaacaacactaacaaaactaacaaaactaacaactactctgtgtcctttacacctttctcagcttaggtcctcctctgtaagtcgctttggataaaagcagctgctaaatgtaatgtaatgtaatgtaatgaaatgtaatgtaacgtaatgtaatTACTTAAAAGTTATCAAACTTGTTGAAGCGGGTCAGACCAGATCATAGTAGATCATGCTGGGTGAGATTGGGTCAGTACCTCGTCTGCAGGCGGGTCTTCCTCCGTCAGCTCACTGCtctctgctggttctggttctttgTTCTCAGgttcttcactctctgctggTTCTGTTTGTCCCTCTGGCCCCGCCCCCTGCTTGGCATCGCCGTCAGTCACGCCCACATCTGCACGTGtgtcatcagtgacatcatcaccttCAGGAACCTGCGAGAACGTGACATGAGCAGGACGTGGTGTGCTCTGCTGTGACTGGCTGACCACAAGCCAATCAGAGCTTAgctctgtgttcagtgtttgtctcctcacctccttctctttctcctgctcgGCCTCCTCAGAGTCCTCCATCGTCTCCTTCACAGGCTCCTTCACAGGCTCTGTGCTGTCTGGCTCCTCCCCCTCTGCGTCACCCTCGGTTACCTGCTCCTCCCttacctcctcccctccttcattgtctccctccatcactcctgacacctcctcctcctcttcctcctcaggctTCAccttgttctcctcctccttcttcttctcctctctgctcctcgaTTTGGACGACGATTTGGTTGAAGACGTGGTCCTGACAGAGCTTGAGGAGGTCCTGGCTCCAGAGCTGTAGGAGGCGGAGGAggtccctcctccaccaccgctCCCCTGTCTGCGGttcacactgaaacatgaagaagaacatcTGGCTTCATTGAGAGGGCGGTCCTAAATCAGTCTGAGACAGGACTGGTTAGTTAGTGGTGCGGTTGTCGTGGTAACCAGGTGTGAAAGGTGCACACTCACTTGAGGGTCTTGTACTTGGTGCAGATGTTGAGGCGGATCAGTCGTCCTTTGATGGTCAGCTGGTTCACGCTGTAATACTTGACGAGCATCTCTGCGTCCTCAGGCGTCCCAAGCTGGACGAACGCCTGACGGAGACGGACATGAAGGTTAAACACAGACTCCGGGTCAGCTCGgtgctggttctggtcctgataGTGTCAGGTTACCTGGTCGGTCAGGAACAGGTGTTTCTCCACGAGGCCAAAGCGTCCAGCGATGGTCAgcagctccttcttcttctcctcctctctgggcaGGTTGGAGAAGAACACCACCTGGctgctctgacctttgacctctctgaCGGGTCGGTCCATGGCCCGGTCCATCGGTCTGTCAGAGGTCCGGTCCATGGTCCGGTCCGACGAGCGCTCGTCTTTCTGTTGAACAAAAATAGAGTCAGAGGCGTTGGAGCGCGTCACAGCGTGCAGATGGCGGTGGCGGCGTGTCTCACCTCGATGACCAGCAGCCTCTTGGACAGGTAGAAGGTGATGGCTTTACCGTACAGAGCGGCCGGGTTCTGCTCGTAGTAGTTGACCATGTCCAGAGCCTCCTCGTGACTGTTCATCTCCAGGAAGGCCTGATAGAGGTCAGGTGACACAGACGGGTCAGTACCTGACGACTGGTTCAGTCAGATCACGACAGGTGGACGTGCTCACCTTGTTCTTGAGGACCAGGTGTTCCCTCAGGCAGCCGAACGGCTCGGTGAAGGCGAACAGAGTCTTGTTGCTGAGCGGCCTCCTGTCGTACTTCACCACCACGACCCGGCTCCTCAGCTGAGACACAAACCAAGATCACATGATCACCACGTGACCTCTGCTGGACCGGTCCGATATACGTCAACCCCGGGCTTCATTAGAGTTACCTGCAGTTACACCGTCACACTCACCTTATTTGGACCAGGCTGGTTCTTCCCGGAGAGACCAGAACCTCCAATTCctcctgacacacaaacacagtgaacgTTAGACAAACGTTAGACAAACGTTAGACAAACGTTAGACAAACGTGTCCCCTCCTGCAGACTGTGGtgatgttctggttctgtcttACCCCAGCCTGAGCTCATTCCTCCGGTCTGGACTGAAGACATCGGCGCCGGTCCAAGAAGACCAGCAGACAGGTTTGGAGTGTCCAGAGTACCTCCACTGAGAGAGAGATCAAAGACCTCCGTCACAAGTCCATCACACCTCCGTCACAAGTCCATCACACATCCGTCACAAGTCCGTCACACCTCCGTCACAAGTCCGTCACACCTCCGTCACAAGTCCATCACACCTCCGTCACAAgtccatcacacctccatcacacctccatcacacctccatcacaagtccatcacacctccatcacacatCCATCACACATCCGTCACAAGTCCGTCACAAGTCCATCACACatccatcacacctccatcacaagtccatcacacctccgtcacacctccgtcacaagtccatcacacctccgtcacacctccatcacacctccatcacaagTCCATCACACCTCCGTCACAAGTCCATCACACCTCCGTCACAAGTCCATCACACCTCCGTCACAAGTCCATCACACCTCCGTCACAAGTCCATCACACCTCCGTCACAAGTCCATCACACCTCCGTCACAAGTCCATCACACCTCCGTCACAAGTCCATCACACCTCCGTCACAAGTCCGTCACACCTCCGTCACAAGTCCATCACACCTCCGTCACAAGTCCATCACACCTCCGTCACAAGTCCATCACACCTCCGTCACAAGTCCATCACACCTCCGTCACAAGTCCATCACACCTCCGTCACAAGTCCATCACACCTCCGTCACAAGTCCATCACACCTCCGTCACAAGTCCATCACACCTCCGTCACAAGTCCATCACACCTCCGTCACAAGTCCATCACACCTCCGTCACAAGTCCATCACACCTCCGTCACAAGTCCATCACACCTCCGTCACAAGTCCATCACACCTCCGTCACAAGTCCATCACACCTCCGTCACAAGTCCATCACACCTCCGTCACAAGTCCATCACACCTCCGTCACAAGTCCATCACACCTCCGTCACAAGTCCGTCACACCTCCGTCACAAGTCCGTCACACCTCCGTCACACCTCCGTCACAAGTCTGTCACACCTCCGTCACAAGTCCATCACACCTCCGTCACAAGTCCATCACACCTCCGTCACAAGTCCATCACACCTCCGTCACATGTCCATCACACCTCCGTCACAAGTCCATCACACCTCCGTCACACATACTTTGTGTCAATGTTTCTTACCTTCTGCCTGACGACAGACCCGGGTTCCAGTCCGGATACCTGAAACATTGAAACAACGTTAGAGCTCCATAAACAGAACGTTCTCTgagaaacgtgtgtgtgtgtgtcagtgactcACATGTCGAGCAGCACACGCCTGTTCTCTGCATGTCTCAGTCCGTTGGTGTGCTGGTTCCACTCCTGCAGGTCCAAACAGAGAGTCACTGACTGCTGTAAGGATGGTTCTGATACTGGATCAGGTTCTACCTTCATTTATTGGACTCTGGGTGATGAATCCCTGATTGACTCTTTGAGTATTGACTCGTGTCATCAGCCTCGCTCTGCAGAACCTGAGCTGACTGAACCTGCTCGATCCAAGACCCGATTTAACGTGTTCTGCTCTGCAGGGCATCGACGTGAATCTAGAAGACCTCGACCACGAGAAGCATCGCCATCATATGACCCGAGCGGCGTTTTATTTCTAAATCTTCAAAAACTGACGACTCGTTTCAAACCCATTAGAACCACGGCGGTCCAGTTCAGAGGCGTGTTTCCGCTcggctgttctgtttttgataGATCTGTACAGctcaagctgacaggaagtcagacacagaaaccgcaaattttcaaaataaaacaccagattagaaaaaatgataaaaaggaaaatttacatatttagaatgTTCCTGAAACTTTCCTGAAATGTTCCTgggtttgattttttaaaagttttttggaCATTCATAGAAACATCACGAGTCGCTACGCTCGTCAGTGtcacactgacttttttttttttaaagataatttttttggcctttatgtctttaatgattggacagctgaagacagacaggaagcagagagagggggaatgacacgcagtaaatttccgatgcgggattcgaaccggggccagctgcagcgacgactatagcctccacacacggggcggccgtttaacccactacgctaccgaccgccccgtcAGTGTCACACTTTAACCAGAGGGCCAATCAAATGAAGTAAAACTCAGGCTTTACTattcctcacttcctgttttgacGAGGTCATGAATCTGACTCTCCTTatgtgttagtgcagcaataggTTCTACTGACAGAACCAAGGTccagctgcagaggacagatgtgtcatgtccagctgttggtagtgttgtagaggaggtcctctctgaagagctggaggtcttcaggaggtctgtgaaggtagagagggacgcccctgatctgtaggagctggtaggacgttccaccaacggggaacaacagacagaaaagtttggactgtcctgagcgtacgggtggcagagccaggaggaggtaacatctgtctgtgtgaggacgatCAAGAACTGGAAACTGCTTTGTCGTCAAAGACTCAACGAGGGATTTAAACTATGAACGTGATTCAGAGATCAGCTGATAGAAACTATTCATTAAATCTAGAGAACTGATC includes:
- the matr3l1.2 gene encoding matrin 3-like 1.2, which translates into the protein MSQKSQLDGGQKHFAVGRGLLAAAETLNFSMNEQRSGRQMGGVASGVGVGGGGGMEGKDGGSKMSRRGTGSHLGNTMKLFASLGLSPSDLDALAEIPEEDISVETLPHILMTLKSRKGDTAERRAPSSMSSDASTYRGGRDSWDDMHMGRMGDPSLGPGSSRAQNSSDFGFGSLQDSAPGRGFGLNYGGLGGGGSREGQYSELSRRDSYGGLGMGSQAADPVFMQRRMGAPSNGKVQDFLGVLPAMFPHVCSLCDFDVHSTMEWNQHTNGLRHAENRRVLLDMYPDWNPGLSSGRSGGTLDTPNLSAGLLGPAPMSSVQTGGMSSGWGGIGGSGLSGKNQPGPNKLRSRVVVVKYDRRPLSNKTLFAFTEPFGCLREHLVLKNKAFLEMNSHEEALDMVNYYEQNPAALYGKAITFYLSKRLLVIEKDERSSDRTMDRTSDRPMDRAMDRPVREVKGQSSQVVFFSNLPREEEKKKELLTIAGRFGLVEKHLFLTDQAFVQLGTPEDAEMLVKYYSVNQLTIKGRLIRLNICTKYKTLNVNRRQGSGGGGGTSSASYSSGARTSSSSVRTTSSTKSSSKSRSREEKKKEEENKVKPEEEEEEEVSGVMEGDNEGGEEVREEQVTEGDAEGEEPDSTEPVKEPVKETMEDSEEAEQEKEKEVPEGDDVTDDTRADVGVTDGDAKQGAGPEGQTEPAESEEPENKEPEPAESSELTEEDPPADEMDQDFLDNMEDFVTLDELAEDEDEADRESDSIDNSRRGGMRVVNVVGFRRGYNFLSELLGLAKPFGNVVKHLVLDLRPEAYLQFDTEEEARAMAKFYSNNNVTASVCGRPVRISHSMSYPTIQCGSSKVVYVGQIPSSKYSDDAILKLAEPFGRVRKYFLNRLKRECFIEMENAEDAEQMAEDCKANPPKFNGKRLTVYVSRKYRQLKHGHRCPSGAKRENSSSPTKASKHPEEPPAKKSKGKPEEEEEEKEEEEELKEEEEKKEEEQQGGDVSCVDEKTEEEEKSSEKLPEDQNKTSCADVEVKQEVEVKQDEEEMETTSTNQNGQTEQPPPPPAEIKPSAATLPLPPYDPDNPIGVEHVKMGYYCRVCFLFYSNEDTAKKTHCSSQQHYDKLQKYLEKEQTKAEKKKGRKTMA